From the Aquitalea magnusonii genome, one window contains:
- the ptsP gene encoding phosphoenolpyruvate--protein phosphotransferase has translation MGSPAPRLDILAPLSGWLVALDTVPDPVFAGKMVGDGISLDPTSCSLLAPVSGIVSNIHTAHHALTITSDNGVEVLVHIGIDTVMLKGEGFVPLVEQGQQVKAGQALIDFDLDLVACTAPSLLTQIIITNGEVVQKLTCASGMVEAGKSIIMTLELQGSATASSQAEGETLTSDSITLTNPAGLHARPAAVFASAAKRFAADIQLQLGDKAANAKSVVGIMGLATVNGDQVRVLATGPDAAAAIAELSQLLLDRCGESLDEAPAAAAPAAAQPVQQDSAGVLAGVGASPGIAIGRIFHHQLQEFDVVEAGAAGVVEQQNFTRATEEAAEQIETIKAQLQDQAKRAILSMHQELLQDPDLLALTYAGLADGKSAAWAWRAAFSAYSARLEAQDNALLRERANDIRDVGRRVLALLAGVKQAELDVPAGSILIAEDLAPSDTAALDPSKVLGFCTRTGGATSHVAILARSLGIPAICGISQAALALQDGREVILDGTAGTLNIAPTAAEKAEAEAAIARLAERRAAEQAMSQQPGQTSDGSRIEVVANIRNAADARDAMKAGAEGVGLLRSEFLFDNRDTAPSEAEQAAEYCAVARELGSERPLVVRTLDVGGDKPLSYLPLPKEDNPFLGLRGIRVSLDRPDLLRTQLRAILQAAPLTRLHIMFPMVASLNELRAAKAILAEEQAASGHADVKVGIMVEVPSAAILAARFAPEVDFFSIGTNDLTQYVLAMDRGHPQLAKQADALHPGVLAMIAMTCDGARAHGKWVGVCGGLASDERAAPVLVGLGVTELSVSTPAVASVKATLARWSMDECRTLAQQVLALGTVAEVRAHLAQQAR, from the coding sequence ATGGGCTCTCCCGCGCCACGACTGGACATTCTGGCTCCCCTCTCCGGGTGGCTGGTCGCTCTGGATACCGTCCCCGATCCGGTTTTCGCCGGCAAAATGGTAGGTGACGGCATTTCCCTGGACCCAACTTCCTGCTCGCTGCTGGCCCCAGTCAGCGGCATCGTCAGCAATATCCACACCGCACACCATGCGCTGACCATTACCTCGGACAACGGTGTCGAAGTGCTGGTACATATCGGCATCGACACCGTCATGCTCAAGGGTGAAGGCTTTGTGCCGCTGGTGGAACAAGGCCAGCAAGTCAAGGCGGGCCAAGCCTTGATCGACTTCGACCTCGACCTGGTGGCCTGCACCGCCCCCAGCCTGCTCACCCAGATCATCATCACCAATGGTGAAGTGGTACAGAAGCTCACCTGCGCCAGCGGCATGGTGGAAGCGGGCAAGAGCATCATCATGACGCTGGAACTGCAAGGCAGCGCGACGGCCAGCAGCCAGGCCGAAGGCGAAACCCTGACTTCCGACAGCATCACCCTCACCAACCCGGCCGGCCTGCATGCCCGTCCGGCCGCCGTGTTTGCCAGCGCCGCCAAGCGCTTTGCGGCGGATATCCAGCTGCAACTGGGCGACAAGGCAGCCAATGCCAAATCCGTGGTCGGCATCATGGGCCTGGCTACGGTCAATGGCGATCAAGTGCGGGTACTGGCCACCGGCCCGGATGCCGCCGCTGCGATTGCCGAACTGTCCCAACTGCTGCTGGACCGCTGCGGTGAGAGCCTGGACGAAGCGCCGGCCGCAGCTGCCCCGGCAGCGGCCCAGCCCGTGCAACAGGACAGCGCTGGCGTGCTGGCTGGCGTGGGTGCTTCGCCCGGCATCGCCATTGGCCGCATCTTCCACCACCAGTTGCAAGAGTTCGACGTGGTGGAAGCCGGTGCCGCCGGCGTGGTGGAACAGCAAAACTTCACCCGCGCCACCGAAGAAGCCGCCGAGCAGATTGAAACCATCAAGGCCCAACTGCAAGACCAAGCCAAGCGCGCCATCCTGTCCATGCATCAGGAACTGCTGCAGGACCCGGACCTGCTGGCCCTGACCTATGCGGGCCTGGCCGATGGCAAATCCGCCGCCTGGGCCTGGCGTGCCGCCTTCAGCGCCTACTCTGCCCGTCTGGAAGCGCAGGACAACGCCCTGCTGCGTGAACGCGCCAACGACATCCGCGATGTAGGCCGCCGCGTGCTGGCCTTGCTGGCTGGCGTCAAGCAAGCCGAGCTGGACGTACCGGCCGGTTCCATCCTGATTGCCGAAGACCTGGCACCGTCCGACACTGCTGCGCTGGACCCGAGCAAGGTACTAGGGTTCTGCACCCGCACCGGCGGAGCCACCAGCCATGTGGCCATTCTGGCCCGCTCGCTGGGCATTCCGGCCATTTGCGGCATCTCGCAAGCTGCGCTGGCTCTGCAAGATGGCCGTGAAGTGATTCTGGACGGCACGGCCGGCACCCTGAACATTGCCCCCACCGCCGCCGAGAAGGCCGAGGCTGAAGCCGCCATCGCCCGTCTGGCTGAACGTCGCGCCGCCGAACAGGCCATGTCGCAACAGCCGGGCCAGACCAGCGATGGCAGCCGTATCGAAGTGGTGGCCAATATCCGCAATGCCGCCGATGCCCGTGACGCCATGAAAGCCGGTGCCGAAGGCGTGGGCCTGTTGCGTTCGGAATTCCTGTTTGATAACCGCGACACCGCACCGTCCGAAGCCGAACAGGCTGCCGAATACTGCGCGGTGGCCCGCGAGCTGGGCAGCGAGCGCCCGCTGGTGGTGCGCACGCTGGACGTGGGTGGCGACAAGCCGCTGTCCTACCTGCCGCTGCCCAAGGAAGACAACCCCTTCCTCGGCCTGCGCGGCATCCGCGTCAGCCTGGATCGCCCCGACCTGCTGCGCACCCAGTTGCGTGCCATTCTGCAAGCCGCCCCACTCACCCGCCTGCACATCATGTTCCCCATGGTGGCGTCCCTGAACGAGCTGCGCGCCGCCAAGGCCATTCTGGCCGAAGAGCAAGCCGCCAGCGGCCATGCCGACGTCAAGGTAGGCATCATGGTGGAAGTACCGTCTGCCGCCATTCTGGCTGCACGCTTTGCACCGGAAGTGGATTTCTTCTCCATCGGTACCAACGACCTCACCCAGTACGTGCTGGCGATGGACCGTGGCCATCCGCAACTGGCCAAGCAGGCCGATGCCCTGCATCCGGGCGTGCTGGCGATGATTGCCATGACTTGCGACGGCGCCCGTGCCCACGGCAAGTGGGTGGGTGTGTGTGGCGGTCTGGCCTCGGACGAACGTGCCGCACCGGTGCTGGTTGGCCTGGGCGTGACCGAGCTGTCGGTCAGCACCCCGGCAGTGGCCAGCGTCAAGGCCACACTGGCGCGCTGGAGCATGGACGAATGCCGTACGCTGGCCCAACAGGTGCTGGCACTGGGCACGGTGGCCGAGGTGCGCGCCCATCTGGCACAACAGGCGCGCTAA
- the mutY gene encoding A/G-specific adenine glycosylase, with protein MSGSLLFWRGFAMLQDSFATRLVAWQEQHGRHDLPWQVSDPYRVWLSEIMLQQTQVTAVLGYYARFLQHFPDVASLAAASADEVLALWSGLGYYSRARNLHKAARMVMDEFGGRFPDLREDIQRLPGVGRSTAAAIAAFAFGRRETILDGNVKRVLTRCFGISGFPGEKAVENRLWTLAESLLPADAAQMTAYTQGLMDLGATVCGRKPACTVCPMVDGCVAARQGLTHVLPTPRPKKAVPTRHTVMLLAQHGDKVWLERRPPTGIWGGLLSLPELADSAAVESWLAAQGRGDVLPSWPELEHVFTHFRLIITPVPVRLDTLHANRVQETAGQWLPVSQALDAGLPAPVKRLLQRLSA; from the coding sequence ATGTCCGGTTCCCTTTTGTTTTGGCGCGGCTTTGCCATGTTGCAGGATTCATTTGCCACCCGTCTGGTGGCCTGGCAGGAACAGCACGGCCGGCACGATCTGCCCTGGCAGGTGAGTGACCCGTACCGGGTATGGCTGTCCGAGATCATGTTGCAGCAAACGCAGGTGACTGCGGTGCTGGGCTATTACGCCCGCTTCTTGCAGCATTTTCCTGACGTGGCCAGCCTGGCGGCAGCGTCTGCCGATGAGGTGCTGGCCTTGTGGAGCGGCCTTGGCTATTACAGCCGGGCGCGCAATCTGCACAAGGCGGCGCGCATGGTGATGGATGAGTTTGGCGGTCGCTTTCCTGATCTGCGCGAGGATATTCAGCGTCTGCCCGGTGTCGGGCGCTCTACCGCCGCCGCAATTGCCGCCTTCGCTTTTGGCCGGCGCGAAACCATTCTGGATGGCAATGTCAAACGCGTGTTGACGCGCTGCTTCGGCATCAGCGGTTTTCCGGGTGAGAAGGCAGTGGAAAACCGGCTGTGGACGCTGGCAGAATCCTTGCTGCCGGCTGACGCTGCGCAGATGACTGCCTACACCCAGGGCCTGATGGATCTGGGAGCTACCGTGTGTGGTCGCAAGCCGGCCTGCACGGTGTGTCCGATGGTGGATGGCTGCGTGGCGGCCCGTCAGGGGCTGACCCATGTGCTGCCCACGCCGCGCCCCAAGAAGGCCGTGCCCACCCGTCACACCGTCATGTTGCTGGCGCAGCATGGCGATAAGGTGTGGCTGGAGCGCAGGCCGCCCACCGGCATCTGGGGCGGCTTGTTATCCTTGCCGGAATTGGCTGATAGCGCGGCGGTGGAAAGTTGGCTGGCCGCGCAGGGCCGTGGCGATGTGCTGCCCTCCTGGCCGGAGCTGGAACATGTGTTTACCCATTTTCGCTTGATCATTACCCCGGTGCCGGTGCGGCTGGATACGCTGCATGCCAACCGGGTGCAAGAGACCGCCGGGCAGTGGCTGCCCGTGTCCCAGGCACTGGATGCCGGTTTGCCGGCCCCCGTGAAGCGCCTGCTGCAGCGTTTGTCTGCCTGA
- a CDS encoding THUMP domain-containing class I SAM-dependent RNA methyltransferase yields the protein MTLVAELNALGANDVSKVDGGVAFRGDADIMMKANLHSRTASRVLLKLAEGAYQQESDIYQLAMQIDWPRWFDVSRSIKVKTDAIGAQLRSLDFVSLKVKDAVCDRFRQANAGRPNVDTRTPDMRIHTFLTRDHATIYLDTSGEPLFKRGWREETGEAPLRENLAAGILLIAGYDGSQPLLDPMCGSGTFLVEAADIALKRAPGRNRRFGFQRLREFDALSWEALLSEARAAELPVRNLAIKGSDRARNMLPVARANLQRAGLADAIELQAQDVLQARPFADSGFIVTNPPYGVRMDEQDALAELYPQLGDWLKAHFAGWTAHFFTGDLRLSDLIHLSVKRRTPLFNGSLPCRLFAIPMVAGSARREKPAADDANADDSIAE from the coding sequence ATGACGCTGGTGGCCGAACTGAACGCACTGGGTGCCAACGATGTCAGCAAGGTGGACGGCGGGGTAGCCTTCCGTGGCGACGCCGACATCATGATGAAGGCCAACCTGCACAGCCGCACTGCCAGCCGCGTGCTGCTGAAGCTGGCCGAAGGCGCTTACCAGCAGGAAAGCGACATCTACCAGTTGGCGATGCAGATCGACTGGCCGCGCTGGTTCGATGTATCGCGCAGCATCAAGGTAAAAACCGATGCCATCGGCGCACAGCTGCGCAGCCTGGATTTTGTGTCGCTCAAGGTAAAGGACGCCGTGTGCGACCGCTTCCGTCAGGCCAATGCCGGTCGTCCCAATGTGGACACCCGCACACCGGACATGCGCATCCACACCTTCCTCACCCGCGACCATGCCACCATTTATCTGGATACCAGCGGCGAACCGCTGTTCAAGCGCGGCTGGCGTGAAGAAACCGGGGAAGCCCCGCTGCGGGAAAACCTGGCGGCCGGCATTCTGCTGATTGCCGGTTACGATGGCAGCCAGCCCTTGCTGGACCCGATGTGCGGCAGCGGCACCTTCCTGGTGGAAGCGGCCGACATCGCACTCAAACGCGCGCCGGGTCGCAACCGCCGCTTTGGTTTCCAGCGCCTGCGCGAATTTGACGCCCTGTCCTGGGAAGCGCTGCTGAGCGAAGCCCGCGCTGCCGAACTGCCGGTGCGCAATCTGGCCATCAAGGGCAGCGATCGCGCCCGCAACATGCTGCCGGTGGCCCGTGCCAACCTGCAACGCGCAGGCCTGGCCGATGCCATCGAGCTGCAGGCACAAGACGTGCTGCAAGCACGGCCGTTTGCCGATAGCGGCTTCATTGTCACCAACCCGCCTTATGGCGTGCGCATGGACGAGCAGGACGCGCTGGCCGAGCTGTACCCGCAGTTGGGTGACTGGCTGAAGGCCCACTTTGCCGGCTGGACTGCCCACTTCTTTACCGGCGACTTGCGCCTGTCCGACCTGATCCACCTGTCGGTCAAGCGCCGCACCCCGCTGTTCAACGGCTCCCTGCCCTGCCGCCTGTTTGCCATCCCCATGGTGGCCGGCAGCGCCCGCCGCGAGAAACCGGCGGCAGATGATGCCAACGCGGATGACAGCATTGCCGAATAA
- a CDS encoding dicarboxylate/amino acid:cation symporter, protein MQARTPLYSRLYFQVLVAISIGVLMGAFYPEAAAKMKPLGDAFIKLIKMMIAPIIFSTVVVGIAKMGDMKEVGRVGVKALFYFEVVTTLALVIGLVVVNLLQPGAGLNVDPHTLDAKSVAKFAAGAKDMNTVDFLLHIIPDTVVGAFATGEILQVLLFSVLLGLALTRMGSSGKTVISMLDEFSHALFGVINMLMKLAPIGAFGAMAFTIGKYGVGSLKQLGFLMACVYLTCFAFVFIVLGAIARFNGFSIFKFLAFIKEEIVLVLGTSSSESALPGMIKKMEHLGCAKPVVGMVIPTGYSFNLDGTSIYLTMAAIFIAQATNVQLSLGEELGIIGVLLLTSKGAAAVTGGGFITLAATLATLGGKLPVEGLALLIGVDRFMSEARAITNLIGNGVATVVVAKWEKALDQDRMQRVLNGEVLPEPDAVAVAVAAKQ, encoded by the coding sequence ATGCAAGCCAGAACACCGCTTTACTCGCGCCTGTACTTCCAGGTGCTGGTTGCCATTTCCATCGGCGTACTGATGGGTGCCTTCTATCCGGAAGCCGCCGCCAAGATGAAACCGCTGGGCGATGCCTTCATCAAGCTGATCAAGATGATGATTGCCCCCATCATCTTCTCCACCGTGGTGGTGGGGATTGCCAAGATGGGCGATATGAAGGAAGTGGGCCGTGTTGGCGTGAAGGCACTGTTCTACTTTGAAGTGGTGACTACGCTGGCGCTGGTAATCGGCCTGGTGGTGGTGAACCTGCTGCAGCCGGGTGCCGGCCTGAATGTGGACCCGCACACGCTGGATGCCAAATCGGTGGCCAAGTTTGCCGCCGGTGCCAAGGACATGAACACCGTCGACTTCCTGCTGCATATCATCCCGGATACCGTGGTGGGCGCATTTGCCACCGGTGAAATCCTGCAGGTATTGCTGTTCTCGGTGCTGCTGGGCCTGGCGCTCACCCGCATGGGCAGCAGCGGCAAGACCGTCATTTCCATGCTGGACGAGTTCTCGCATGCGCTGTTTGGCGTGATCAACATGCTGATGAAGCTGGCACCGATTGGTGCGTTTGGTGCCATGGCCTTCACCATCGGCAAATACGGCGTGGGTTCGCTCAAGCAGCTAGGCTTTTTGATGGCCTGCGTCTACCTGACCTGCTTTGCCTTCGTCTTCATCGTGCTGGGTGCGATCGCCCGCTTCAATGGCTTTAGCATTTTCAAGTTCCTGGCCTTCATCAAGGAAGAAATCGTGCTGGTGCTGGGTACCTCTTCGTCCGAATCCGCCCTGCCGGGCATGATAAAGAAGATGGAACACCTGGGCTGCGCCAAGCCGGTGGTGGGCATGGTGATTCCGACGGGTTACTCCTTTAATCTGGATGGCACTTCCATCTACCTGACCATGGCGGCCATCTTCATTGCCCAGGCCACCAATGTGCAGCTAAGCCTGGGTGAAGAGCTGGGCATCATCGGCGTACTGCTGCTGACCTCCAAGGGTGCGGCGGCAGTGACCGGCGGTGGCTTCATCACTCTGGCCGCCACCCTGGCCACCCTGGGCGGCAAGCTGCCGGTGGAAGGCCTGGCGCTGTTGATTGGTGTGGACCGCTTCATGTCTGAAGCGCGCGCCATCACCAACCTGATCGGCAACGGCGTAGCCACCGTGGTGGTGGCCAAATGGGAAAAGGCACTGGATCAAGACCGCATGCAGCGCGTGCTGAACGGCGAAGTGCTGCCGGAACCGGATGCGGTTGCGGTTGCTGTTGCTGCCAAGCAGTAA
- a CDS encoding MarC family protein: MQTSFISATVLLILITDPLGNIPLFISALKQVKPERRKKVVYRECLIAFLVLLTFMFFGRNFLDVMHLTDQSMQVAGGVILFLIALKMIFPSEGGSVFGSDKMHGEPFIVPIAIPLIAGPSAMATVLLMSTREPSRMLEWIGALTICMLVTTVVFLFSGRLQKLLGEQAITALERLMGLVLTAISIEMLLGGVASYIRQFH; this comes from the coding sequence ATGCAAACTTCTTTCATTTCCGCCACGGTCTTGCTGATCCTGATTACCGATCCGCTGGGCAATATTCCGCTGTTCATCTCCGCGCTCAAGCAGGTAAAACCGGAGCGCCGCAAGAAAGTGGTGTACCGCGAGTGCCTGATTGCTTTTCTGGTGTTGCTGACCTTCATGTTCTTCGGTCGCAATTTTCTGGACGTGATGCACCTGACCGATCAGTCGATGCAGGTGGCAGGCGGGGTGATTCTGTTTCTGATTGCACTGAAGATGATTTTCCCCAGCGAGGGTGGCAGCGTGTTCGGCAGCGACAAGATGCATGGCGAACCCTTTATCGTGCCGATTGCCATTCCGCTGATTGCCGGGCCTTCTGCCATGGCCACGGTATTGCTGATGTCCACCCGCGAACCGTCGCGCATGCTGGAATGGATAGGGGCGCTCACCATCTGCATGCTGGTGACTACCGTGGTGTTCCTGTTTTCCGGACGCTTGCAAAAGCTGCTGGGCGAACAGGCCATTACTGCACTGGAACGCCTGATGGGACTGGTGCTGACCGCGATTTCGATTGAAATGCTATTGGGTGGGGTAGCGTCTTATATTCGCCAGTTTCATTGA
- a CDS encoding DoxX family protein, with translation MQTTSPALSALILRVSLGLMYLAHGATKLFVFGPAGTAQFFSSLGLPGFVGYLSMAAEIGGGLLLILGLKARWVALALVPLLAGTIVLVHGANGWMFTNQGGGWEYSAFLITSSLALFFLGEQPGRTAQH, from the coding sequence ATGCAAACCACCTCTCCCGCTCTTTCCGCCCTGATTCTGCGCGTATCGCTGGGCCTGATGTATCTGGCACACGGAGCCACCAAGCTGTTCGTGTTCGGCCCCGCCGGCACCGCCCAGTTCTTTTCCAGCCTCGGCCTGCCCGGCTTTGTCGGCTACCTGTCGATGGCCGCTGAAATCGGCGGCGGCCTGCTGCTGATCCTGGGACTGAAAGCACGCTGGGTTGCGCTGGCACTGGTACCGCTGCTGGCCGGCACCATCGTACTGGTGCATGGTGCCAATGGCTGGATGTTTACCAACCAGGGCGGTGGCTGGGAATACTCGGCCTTCCTGATCACCAGCTCGCTGGCCCTGTTCTTCCTGGGTGAGCAGCCAGGCCGCACAGCGCAGCACTAA
- a CDS encoding LysR family transcriptional regulator, whose protein sequence is MDRFSEIRAFVTVAEQGSFAAAADRLDLSRAMVTKLVSALEARLGVRLMHRTTRRLSLTEAGETYLAQGGALLAELEDLDALLSQGASKASGRLRVTAPVSFGMRFLGRAVAGFQREHPQVEVELSLNDRKVDLVEEGFDLAIRVSNLADSSLIARHLAKVRDRLCASPDYLLRQGMPQHPDELAQHDCLIYTLTSQPGVWEYQGPDDSTGRVRVKSSLRANNGDILTDAAIHGMGITRQPEFLLQQALADGRLQLVLPDYHWSCLDVSAVYPVRRHVPGKVRVFVDYLADFFGKQKNSPSYDGL, encoded by the coding sequence ATGGACCGATTCTCCGAAATCCGCGCCTTTGTCACCGTGGCGGAGCAAGGCAGTTTTGCCGCTGCCGCCGACAGGCTGGACCTGTCGCGCGCCATGGTGACCAAGCTGGTGTCGGCACTGGAGGCCCGACTGGGCGTGCGCCTGATGCATCGTACCACCCGGCGTCTGTCACTGACCGAGGCCGGTGAAACCTATCTGGCGCAGGGCGGGGCGCTGCTGGCCGAACTGGAGGACCTGGACGCGCTGCTGTCGCAAGGTGCCAGCAAGGCCAGTGGCCGCTTGCGGGTGACGGCACCGGTGTCGTTTGGCATGCGCTTTCTGGGGCGGGCTGTTGCCGGTTTTCAGCGTGAGCACCCGCAGGTGGAAGTGGAGCTGTCGCTCAATGACCGTAAAGTGGATCTGGTAGAGGAAGGCTTCGACCTGGCGATCCGCGTGTCCAATCTGGCCGACTCCAGCCTGATTGCGCGCCATCTGGCCAAGGTGCGCGACCGCCTGTGTGCCTCGCCGGACTATCTGCTACGCCAGGGCATGCCACAGCACCCGGATGAGCTGGCCCAGCATGACTGCCTGATCTACACCCTCACCAGCCAGCCTGGCGTATGGGAATACCAGGGGCCGGATGACAGCACTGGCCGGGTACGGGTCAAGAGCAGTCTGCGTGCCAATAATGGCGATATTCTCACCGATGCGGCCATCCATGGCATGGGTATTACCCGCCAGCCGGAATTCCTGCTGCAGCAGGCGTTGGCCGATGGCCGGCTGCAACTGGTCCTGCCCGACTATCACTGGAGCTGCCTGGATGTTTCGGCAGTGTATCCGGTGCGCCGCCATGTGCCAGGCAAGGTACGGGTGTTTGTCGATTACCTGGCCGACTTTTTTGGCAAGCAAAAAAACAGCCCGTCGTATGACGGGCTGTAA
- a CDS encoding DMT family transporter — MARDVHANFYVALGVGANALWGAAFIVPYVLHDFPSELITIFRYLVYGVTSIAVLLLFGLGNARISLPIFMVANVISFCGNVGYYLFLTLGVKYSGFVYPALIIGLLPVSVILFGACQDKGKSVLGLLPGIGLIIFGIVLINLLNVNDASGLALNADHVHGIVFSLLALLLLTIYCIANARFLKSNIGISSLRWAGLLGVCALLQSLLLGLFAYVFVGHDMSVFTAYSADSLVAFMLGVVFLGVFVSYVAMWLWNVASRHISSIVAGRVLCLETIFALAYGYMLDARMPHSFELLAICLIVSGGYLVQWCAERAALEV; from the coding sequence ATGGCCCGTGATGTGCATGCAAATTTCTATGTGGCACTAGGAGTTGGTGCGAATGCTTTGTGGGGTGCGGCCTTTATTGTTCCGTATGTCTTGCATGACTTTCCTTCGGAGTTGATCACCATTTTTCGTTATTTGGTATATGGTGTTACTTCAATTGCTGTTTTGCTGTTGTTCGGCTTGGGTAATGCCAGAATTTCATTGCCTATTTTCATGGTGGCAAATGTAATCTCATTTTGTGGTAATGTGGGTTATTATCTTTTCTTGACCTTGGGTGTCAAATATAGTGGTTTTGTCTATCCAGCGCTGATTATTGGCTTGTTGCCTGTTTCTGTTATCCTGTTTGGTGCATGTCAAGACAAGGGCAAGTCAGTGCTTGGCTTGCTGCCAGGTATTGGTTTGATTATTTTTGGGATTGTATTGATTAATCTTTTGAATGTGAATGATGCATCAGGCCTGGCGCTTAATGCTGATCATGTTCACGGCATTGTTTTTTCATTGCTGGCTTTGTTGTTGCTTACAATCTATTGCATTGCTAATGCCCGCTTTCTTAAGTCGAATATCGGTATTTCTTCATTGCGCTGGGCGGGTTTGTTGGGCGTTTGCGCCTTATTGCAAAGCCTCCTGCTTGGGCTCTTTGCCTATGTATTCGTCGGCCATGATATGTCGGTGTTCACAGCTTATTCTGCCGACAGCTTAGTTGCCTTCATGCTTGGCGTGGTGTTCTTGGGTGTCTTTGTTTCTTATGTGGCAATGTGGTTGTGGAATGTGGCGTCACGCCATATTTCCAGCATCGTGGCAGGGCGAGTGCTGTGTCTTGAGACCATTTTTGCGCTTGCCTACGGTTATATGCTGGATGCGCGCATGCCCCACTCATTCGAGTTGCTTGCTATCTGCCTTATTGTGTCGGGTGGCTATCTTGTCCAGTGGTGCGCAGAGAGGGCCGCCCTGGAGGTGTAA
- a CDS encoding DNA-binding protein, whose amino-acid sequence MVKADPIPAEVRERIHRVASELYAKSAYQSLPALDEVRKCANVDMNVASLVLKEWRKIQPVSPEPLASKLPAPVEEAGLAAVVAIWQHAQQFANQHLRTAQAGWQTEREELDALRAELAEAFERQAAELEATSQQLSMVLALNTRQQQELERAAPRLDESASRLGETETRLVMVERELGETHEKLAQSYDDVRALRQQCDELRKECDSLRKQQAELQEELRVQRSDKESAHRAVASLRQQLQAASGGKAADPVSAPEAVQDQKESNESEAVAYGQSVSGRLATSSRAADLIVRSR is encoded by the coding sequence ATGGTGAAGGCCGACCCGATTCCTGCCGAAGTGCGCGAACGCATCCACCGCGTTGCCTCCGAGCTATACGCCAAGTCAGCTTACCAGTCATTGCCTGCGCTGGACGAAGTCCGCAAATGTGCCAATGTCGATATGAATGTGGCCAGTCTGGTACTTAAGGAATGGCGCAAGATTCAGCCGGTCAGCCCTGAGCCACTGGCAAGCAAGCTGCCCGCTCCGGTGGAAGAAGCCGGTCTGGCGGCAGTGGTGGCCATCTGGCAGCATGCTCAGCAGTTTGCCAATCAGCACTTGCGTACAGCCCAGGCGGGCTGGCAAACCGAGCGTGAAGAGCTGGATGCGCTGCGTGCCGAGCTGGCAGAAGCCTTCGAGCGCCAGGCTGCCGAACTGGAAGCCACCAGTCAGCAACTGAGCATGGTGCTGGCACTGAACACCCGCCAGCAGCAAGAACTGGAGCGTGCCGCGCCACGTCTGGATGAGTCTGCCAGCCGACTGGGAGAGACAGAAACGCGGCTGGTGATGGTGGAGCGAGAGCTGGGTGAAACCCACGAAAAGCTGGCGCAATCCTATGACGATGTCCGTGCGCTGCGCCAGCAGTGCGATGAGCTGCGCAAGGAGTGTGATAGCTTGCGCAAGCAACAGGCAGAGCTGCAAGAAGAGCTGCGGGTGCAGCGCTCGGACAAGGAAAGTGCCCATCGTGCCGTAGCCAGCCTGCGTCAGCAGTTACAAGCGGCGAGCGGTGGCAAAGCGGCTGACCCGGTTAGTGCGCCGGAGGCTGTGCAGGATCAAAAGGAAAGCAATGAGTCCGAGGCTGTGGCCTATGGCCAGTCGGTGAGCGGCCGCTTGGCCACTTCCTCGCGTGCAGCCGACCTGATTGTCCGCTCACGCTGA